One genomic window of Candidatus Baltobacteraceae bacterium includes the following:
- a CDS encoding SDR family oxidoreductase — MRRALVTGAAGGLAAGVASALARDGFERVAITYRNSLPDTTLAAIRSAGAEAAGARVDFSAGEREIEDALACVVAEHGPFDTLVHAVGPIVIKRFSKLSTTDYREVFDGNVRSAILAAAAVLPAMREMRFGRIVYFGSLGASETRPYRGFSFYQAAKSALVAFARCLAVEEARHGITVNVVVPGDIRDKTRSRQAAREVEAVNPLGRAGSYEDIADAVRFFVASERDFVTGAVLDVTGGLTQADERNEPRS; from the coding sequence ATGCGTCGCGCTTTGGTTACCGGAGCGGCCGGCGGCCTTGCCGCCGGCGTCGCTTCCGCTTTAGCTCGTGACGGCTTCGAACGCGTCGCGATTACCTATCGCAACTCGCTACCGGATACCACCCTTGCGGCGATCCGGTCGGCGGGAGCCGAGGCGGCCGGCGCGCGAGTCGACTTTTCCGCCGGCGAGCGCGAGATCGAAGACGCACTCGCTTGCGTTGTCGCCGAGCACGGACCGTTCGACACGCTCGTGCACGCCGTGGGGCCGATCGTCATCAAACGTTTCTCAAAGCTCTCTACGACCGACTATCGGGAGGTATTCGACGGCAACGTGCGCAGCGCGATATTGGCGGCCGCAGCCGTGCTGCCCGCGATGCGTGAGATGCGGTTCGGCAGGATCGTCTACTTCGGATCGCTGGGCGCGAGCGAGACGCGGCCTTATCGAGGCTTCTCGTTCTACCAAGCGGCAAAGAGCGCGCTCGTCGCGTTCGCGCGCTGCTTGGCCGTCGAGGAAGCGCGGCACGGCATCACGGTCAACGTCGTCGTTCCAGGCGACATTCGGGATAAAACGCGCAGCCGCCAGGCCGCGCGCGAAGTCGAGGCGGTCAATCCGCTCGGCCGGGCAGGAAGCTATGAAGACATCGCCGATGCGGTGCGCTTTTTCGTTGCGTCCGAACGCGATTTTGTGACGGGAGCCGTTCTCGACGTCACCGGAGGGTTGACGCAAGCCGACGAGCGAAACGAACCCCGCTCATGA
- a CDS encoding copper amine oxidase N-terminal domain-containing protein: protein MSESCNRLIVSRRAVLTAAAIAALAFAPAAAPAQSSVTVIVNGQTMQFDQPPIVRSGRVFVPLRGVFEQLGASVVYANGQINATGSGRTVSLNIGSTQATVDGQQQILDVAPFLVGSRTLVPLRFIAQALGAAVDWNDQTSTVTITGGGGNRPQQPPPPQGRPMVLSYQWPTGTIYNHYPQIRFSLNRRVADGSYRVLVDGNDVSSRVQWNGQYYYVTVPFSLQMGNHRVRITGQTAAGANFNLGWDFNQGSY, encoded by the coding sequence ATGAGTGAATCGTGCAACCGCCTTATCGTGTCGCGCCGTGCCGTCCTGACGGCGGCCGCAATCGCCGCGCTCGCCTTTGCGCCGGCAGCGGCACCGGCGCAGAGCAGCGTCACCGTCATCGTCAACGGCCAAACCATGCAGTTCGACCAGCCGCCCATCGTTCGCAGCGGACGCGTTTTCGTTCCGTTGCGCGGCGTCTTCGAACAGCTGGGCGCCAGCGTCGTCTACGCTAACGGACAGATCAACGCCACCGGAAGCGGGCGCACCGTTTCGTTGAACATCGGATCGACGCAAGCAACGGTCGACGGGCAGCAGCAGATTCTCGACGTCGCACCGTTCCTCGTCGGCAGCCGCACGCTCGTACCGCTGCGTTTCATCGCGCAAGCGCTCGGGGCCGCGGTTGACTGGAACGACCAGACGTCGACGGTCACGATCACCGGCGGCGGCGGCAATCGCCCGCAGCAGCCCCCTCCGCCGCAAGGGCGCCCGATGGTGCTCTCGTATCAGTGGCCGACCGGAACGATCTACAACCACTATCCGCAGATTCGGTTCAGCCTCAACCGCCGCGTCGCGGACGGAAGCTATCGCGTTCTCGTCGACGGTAACGACGTTTCGTCGCGCGTCCAGTGGAACGGACAGTATTACTACGTCACCGTGCCGTTCTCGCTGCAGATGGGCAACCACCGCGTTCGCATCACCGGTCAGACGGCCGCAGGCGCCAACTTCAACCTTGGCTGGGACTTCAATCAAGGCTCCTACTAG
- a CDS encoding efflux RND transporter permease subunit has translation MWLTRFAITRPVITAMVFIALAIFGIIAFNQIGRSQDPPGTAFPVVVVYAGYPGASPQEMERLIVKPIEDQLDGIDNLDQLNATAQEGTATIVVQFKLGTDLDKAAINVQSAVDTARVYLPTDLDPPSVEKNGASEPLLDIAVSSKSLSQTELADVVNNRLEPILKGIPNVQTVGVYGAQDREFHVEPIPARLLGTNATMGDVFAAVAANNSNLPGGVLHGSTQETSVSVHAEVNTAQDLAGIPLNVPGSSNKNLNIGDVANTIDSHVEPTAISHYNGQPRVYVELDRNINSDEIKSTQIARAEIKKIQAQFPELTFNEIDAPADYTQKSLAGVWQSLLEGIVLTMVVMLLFLHAWRNSVVVMISIPTSILSTFVLMNLFGFHFDFMSTMGLSLIIGILVDDSIVVLENITRHRDLGEGPIDAAINGRSEIGGAAVAITMVDVVVFLPVAFLPGIVGAYLREFAAVIVIATLFSLLVSFTLTPLLAAKWSVLERSVAPPRWMTAMNSWKTQIQLLVVAAVLAVIPWPLPELRAILPIMIVAVLLLNAVVQRYDAILNWYKSRALPYALANGTFVVFVCVVLVINALTLAAGAGSATATMDVLILIAAVLWHAGAVVFRRTVDPKRLEPLELPHGNSIVDAIVWLFVLPFAPIAALVALVKWASMSRGTRYTNGRSESGIGERLYLEACNAVRLLGRWLYDTGRNRRLVPFTLGLPIVLAVVFAALGPINFDFVPSVQTGEIDMTVTYPAGTPLATTEKFVSQLEDGILKIDGIKSVSSTVGRKPEGWGNAIGSNYAKLNAQTLDNRRGDTYKIVDEVRKLAYLVPGSNFQVSGDSGGGSGAQIFYSLSGPEDAIVPAADKVAQYLRDTPGSVNVQTSNESSAPRLNVDVDPQKAEVLGISPGDAALAARLAIDGAVATKVRTENGLVDVRVQLPRAMRSTVDELRAARVRAQDGTLVPLSDIATFQMTTAPQQIKDLNRQRVVDVYGSVLPGYSLGAVTAPLEKALKQPGFLPGGVQLTAQGDTQYMQETMANMGLALLLSFMLVYMLMVILYSSFVEPLIVMMSVPLAVIGALVALALMHRIEPNAGQSLNLMSMIGIIMLFGLVSKNGILLVDYSNTLCKRGMRVREAVLQAAGTRFRPILMTTCAMIFGMLPLALGFAEGGEWRQAMGTVIIGGLASSLILTLFMVPMIYNTWIGFFERSADRRALAAEMSHPAAAASRS, from the coding sequence ATGTGGCTGACCCGTTTTGCGATTACCCGACCAGTGATCACCGCGATGGTGTTCATTGCACTCGCCATTTTCGGGATCATAGCTTTCAATCAAATCGGGCGCAGCCAAGATCCGCCGGGAACGGCGTTTCCGGTCGTGGTCGTTTATGCCGGTTACCCCGGTGCGTCGCCGCAAGAGATGGAACGGCTGATCGTCAAGCCGATCGAAGATCAGCTCGACGGCATCGACAACCTCGATCAGCTCAACGCCACCGCACAAGAAGGCACTGCGACGATCGTCGTGCAGTTCAAGCTCGGCACCGATCTCGATAAGGCGGCGATCAACGTTCAAAGCGCGGTCGATACGGCACGCGTCTACTTGCCCACCGATCTCGACCCGCCGTCGGTTGAGAAAAACGGCGCGTCGGAACCGTTGCTGGATATCGCGGTCAGTTCGAAGTCGCTCTCGCAGACCGAGCTCGCCGACGTCGTCAACAACCGTCTCGAGCCCATCCTCAAGGGCATTCCCAACGTCCAAACGGTCGGCGTCTACGGCGCGCAAGACCGTGAGTTTCACGTCGAACCGATTCCGGCACGGCTGCTCGGCACCAACGCGACGATGGGTGACGTCTTTGCCGCGGTAGCGGCGAACAACTCGAATCTTCCGGGTGGCGTTCTGCACGGCAGCACGCAAGAGACGAGCGTCTCCGTCCATGCCGAAGTTAATACGGCCCAAGACCTCGCCGGAATTCCACTCAACGTCCCGGGCAGCTCGAATAAGAATCTGAACATCGGCGATGTGGCAAATACGATCGACAGTCACGTCGAGCCGACGGCCATCTCTCATTACAACGGCCAGCCGCGCGTCTACGTCGAGCTCGACCGGAACATCAACTCCGACGAAATCAAATCGACCCAGATCGCTCGCGCCGAAATCAAGAAGATCCAAGCGCAGTTTCCGGAACTGACGTTCAACGAAATTGACGCTCCGGCCGACTACACGCAAAAGTCACTCGCCGGCGTTTGGCAGTCGCTGCTCGAAGGCATCGTGCTGACGATGGTCGTCATGCTGCTGTTCCTGCACGCGTGGCGCAACTCCGTCGTCGTCATGATCTCGATCCCGACGTCGATTCTCTCGACCTTCGTGCTGATGAATCTGTTTGGTTTCCACTTCGACTTCATGTCGACGATGGGGCTATCGCTCATCATCGGTATTTTGGTCGACGACTCGATCGTTGTCTTGGAGAACATCACTCGTCACAGAGATTTGGGCGAAGGCCCGATCGATGCGGCCATCAACGGCCGAAGTGAGATCGGCGGCGCAGCGGTTGCGATCACGATGGTCGACGTCGTGGTCTTCTTGCCGGTTGCGTTCTTGCCCGGCATCGTCGGAGCGTATCTGCGCGAGTTTGCCGCCGTTATCGTCATCGCTACGCTGTTTTCGCTGCTCGTATCGTTCACGCTCACGCCGCTGCTCGCCGCCAAGTGGAGTGTGCTCGAGCGGTCCGTCGCGCCGCCGCGCTGGATGACGGCCATGAACTCGTGGAAGACGCAAATTCAGCTGTTAGTGGTCGCCGCGGTGCTCGCGGTCATTCCGTGGCCACTCCCCGAGCTCCGGGCCATCTTGCCGATCATGATCGTCGCGGTGCTGCTGCTCAATGCCGTCGTGCAACGCTACGACGCGATCCTAAACTGGTATAAGTCCCGCGCGCTCCCGTACGCACTGGCAAACGGTACGTTCGTCGTATTCGTCTGCGTCGTGCTCGTTATCAACGCATTGACGTTGGCGGCGGGCGCGGGCTCGGCGACCGCGACAATGGACGTACTCATCTTGATTGCCGCGGTGCTGTGGCACGCAGGTGCGGTTGTCTTCCGTCGGACGGTCGATCCGAAGCGTTTGGAACCCCTCGAACTGCCGCACGGGAACTCGATCGTCGACGCCATCGTGTGGCTTTTCGTGTTGCCTTTCGCCCCAATCGCGGCTCTGGTGGCTCTTGTGAAATGGGCCAGCATGAGCCGGGGGACGCGTTACACGAATGGCAGATCCGAGAGTGGGATCGGTGAACGCTTGTACCTGGAGGCGTGCAATGCCGTCCGCCTGTTAGGACGTTGGCTCTACGATACCGGGCGTAACCGGCGGTTGGTACCGTTCACGCTTGGCTTGCCGATTGTGCTCGCGGTCGTCTTCGCGGCGCTTGGACCGATCAACTTCGATTTCGTTCCGTCGGTTCAAACGGGTGAGATCGATATGACCGTCACCTACCCGGCCGGAACCCCGCTCGCGACGACCGAGAAGTTCGTAAGCCAACTCGAAGACGGCATCTTGAAGATCGACGGTATCAAGTCGGTCAGTTCCACGGTGGGTCGCAAACCGGAAGGGTGGGGCAACGCGATCGGCAGCAACTACGCCAAGCTCAACGCGCAAACGCTCGACAATCGCCGTGGCGATACGTACAAGATCGTCGACGAGGTTCGTAAGCTAGCGTACTTGGTCCCGGGATCGAACTTCCAAGTTTCCGGAGACAGCGGCGGTGGATCGGGAGCGCAGATCTTCTACTCCCTGTCCGGGCCCGAAGATGCAATCGTACCCGCCGCGGATAAAGTCGCGCAGTACTTGCGCGATACGCCGGGAAGCGTCAACGTGCAAACCAGCAACGAGTCTTCCGCGCCGCGGCTCAACGTGGACGTCGATCCGCAGAAAGCCGAAGTTCTCGGCATCTCGCCGGGCGACGCCGCACTGGCTGCCCGTCTAGCTATCGACGGTGCCGTCGCGACGAAAGTGCGAACGGAGAACGGTTTGGTCGACGTGCGCGTGCAGCTGCCGCGTGCCATGCGGTCGACGGTCGACGAACTTCGCGCCGCACGAGTCCGTGCGCAGGACGGCACCCTGGTGCCGCTGAGCGACATCGCGACGTTCCAGATGACCACCGCTCCCCAGCAAATCAAAGACCTCAACCGCCAGCGCGTGGTGGACGTGTACGGGTCGGTATTGCCGGGCTACTCGCTCGGTGCCGTTACCGCTCCGCTCGAGAAAGCGCTCAAACAGCCCGGATTCTTGCCCGGCGGCGTACAGCTAACCGCGCAAGGCGACACGCAATACATGCAAGAGACGATGGCCAACATGGGTTTGGCGCTATTGCTCTCGTTCATGCTCGTGTACATGTTGATGGTCATCCTGTATAGCTCGTTCGTCGAGCCGCTGATCGTCATGATGTCGGTGCCGTTGGCGGTCATCGGAGCGCTCGTCGCGCTGGCGCTCATGCACCGCATCGAGCCGAACGCGGGACAATCGCTCAATCTCATGTCGATGATCGGCATCATCATGCTCTTCGGGTTGGTTTCGAAAAACGGCATTCTGCTCGTCGATTACTCGAATACGCTTTGCAAGCGCGGCATGCGCGTGCGCGAAGCGGTGCTGCAAGCGGCCGGTACGCGATTCCGCCCGATTCTCATGACGACGTGCGCTATGATCTTCGGCATGTTGCCGCTCGCGCTGGGATTCGCCGAGGGCGGCGAATGGCGTCAAGCGATGGGAACGGTAATCATCGGCGGTCTCGCGAGCTCCCTGATTCTGACGCTGTTCATGGTACCGATGATTTACAACACGTGGATCGGTTTCTTCGAGCGGAGCGCAGACCGGCGCGCGCTGGCAGCCGAGATGTCGCATCCGGCCGCAGCGGCGTCGCGCTCTTAG